The Molothrus ater isolate BHLD 08-10-18 breed brown headed cowbird chromosome 6, BPBGC_Mater_1.1, whole genome shotgun sequence genome segment ACTTCAACACCACTGTTGGAAGGGACTGATGGCAGGACTGATTGTTGCAATATCTCTTTGGCGTCTGATTCAAAAAGAGGTGTGTGCTTTGTCACAATAGCTGGGGTCATTGTAAGtcatatgaggagcagctgagggagctgggttgTGTAGCCTGGAGAAAGAGAGGCTCAGGGGAaaccttattgctctctacagctaCTTGAAAGGAGCCAGCTGGGAATCAGCCTCTTCTCATAGCAACCAGTgacaagaagagaaaatggcctcaagctgcactAGGGGatgttcaggttggacatcaggaataatttcttctctgaaggggttgtcaagcattgaaTAAAAGGGTTGTCAAACATTGAAATGGActtcccagagaagtggtggagtcatcatccGTGGAGatgttcaagaaacaactggacatggcacttagtgTTATGGTTTATTTGACAAGGTGGTAgtcagtcaaaggttggactccatgatcttgcagttcttttccaacctaaatgattctgtatATAGGAAAAAGTTGAGGCTGAGTTAAACAAGGGCAAATATTTCTCATAATGGAAATCTAAACCTTTAATATTGTAGTTCCTTTAATATTATGTTACATCCTTAGTGTTAATTTGGTATAAGAGTAAGTGTTTCATAagcacagttttatttttaagcaaagcTTTTGgaattcttttaaaagatgtttACAGTAGTTAAAGAAAGATCACATTTTAAAGGTACATTTCTAATTACATTCTGGCAGAACCTTAGCTGGGAACACTACCAGCACTATTTTGATAGCAAAAGCTGTGACAGTTACATCAGCTAAGGTTATCTGCTGTCTGCTTATTATCATGatcaaattaaaatacaagAATATGGTCAGCAGACCAAATATATGACATAGAACACTGGGGCACAAAGATTGGGAACAACCTTAGGAAATCTGTAAGTGTACAGAACAGGACTGGAGTATGTCACTGGAAGAACTAAACAACTTCAAGAACTGAAGCAGTATGAACAGGATGAAATCCAGAGCTGCCTAGCTCAAATTCATGAAGCTGGCAGCAAAAAATATCACAATAAACTGGGCACTTGCCAGCTGCACGTGGAGGAGAAAACTCTAGATGGTTCAATCAAAGTCAGGGTTAGTATAAGCCCCTAAAGAGATGCAGCAATGGTAAACAAGTACAATTCAAAAACACATGGGGCATCCAGCAGTGAGGGATGTGCTGGTCATATGTCACTGGAATACTGCGTAGAATTTAGGTCACTCCTTTCAAGGACAGACACAGCTGTGCTCCATATGGGGAAGttccacagccacagccctgtcACACGGCCCCCGAGCATGTGCCTGGGCTCCCATGTTTGTGCCTGGGAAATCCCATGCCATGAGCAGGAAATCCAGCCTGTGGAAATGTGAACACAGATGGCCAGCGAGCGCACAATCCGCCCAGGCCTCTTTGGTCACACCAGGCTCACCAGGATGGGTTGACTCTGTGGTGTGCTGACTGATACAACAAGAGAGGCTtcagaacaaaatgtacccaaacTTTTCATTTGTCCTTTGAGTTTCCAGTAGATCCAAGCCATATGCAAAGCAGTGCTCAAATAACACAGCACATGTAGGGTACACCCAGCATGTCCCCAACACGCCACACTCCTTGCCCAGGTGTTCAGCTGTCAAGCTGCATCTGTGTTTGTCTGTGACTTCCAGATGCCAACCTGACTGATGAGAATGATTGTGCTGAACCAGTGACCATATGGTCTGCCAAGCATGCACAtgcaaggaaaaggaggagagggtAGAGCCATCTTTTGTTTTCCAATTAATTCCTTCCTATATTGATGCAGCAAAATAGACTTGTCATGAAACAGGTGCAGAAAATTGCTTCTAGAAGGAtcagggaaatggaaaatcCATCTCATGAGAATAGACTGTGCTCACATCTGAACAAACAGGTGCAGACCAATGTGAGCCTCAGTTGGCCTCATACTGTCCCAAAATCTACATGGCCTGAATTAAATCATTGCTAATGAAGTCTCCAACAGAACTCACAAGCCCAGGCTTAGCATTCCGCTGCCATAGCCCtacaggcagcaggagaggctcaATTCATATGCCAGCCCACTGAGATCATTAGCAGAGAGCCTGGGTCTGCCTGTCCCCATCAGTGCCAGCACACCCCACAAGAGTTTGGCTTGACAGTCCCAGCGGAGTGGTGCCCCAGGGGGTAGGACTCTCAAGAattttaaagatcttttccaatctaatgaTTCTACGATTCTTTAATTCACAGAGATATGGGAGGCAGGAAAACTGCCTCAGCAAAGAGACAACGTTGGCACACCAATAAGCAGTGTAAATATGCCATAGATAGAGTTAAGCTGAAAATATGAATAATTCTATCCATTATAGCAGCAAGATCCTGGAAGAGCTCTCATAAGTAATGGAGAAAAGCTGTAACAAATTTTAAGGTGATGCTTGATTTTTCTGAACACATCTCTGAGCCACAGAGGTGTCTGAAACACCCGCAGATGCCCCATAAGACCCCATCCTGAAAATCTTGTTAGCTGTGAACTGCAAACCAAAATCCAATTGAAAtcagaaatttaattaaaagcagcacttctgagccagctgctggcaggcactgTGCTGGTAAAAAGTGACAGCTGCTTCATTGGCAGTGCAATGTCAACAACTGTAGAAGAGGCCAAGGAATAGACATGGGCCACAACTGCTCAAAGATCACCCCACTTTGAAGAAGGTACTTGTAAAAAGGCTTCAGAGGCTTTTGTCTATGATTTCATCAGCTAAGACACTTTACTCCtagtttatatttatattttgctaCTGTCTTCCttgtttgtgtgggtttttttggctcaGGGGGATCACAATGCCAATTAAAATTAGTTAAGAGAGAAAATGTCAAGTTTTCCAAATACAACATAATTGTTCTTAAAAAACTATTCCCTCACTACCTAACAAATCCAGGGTTTGTTTGCAATAAATGTGCACTTCAGAGATCTTTCCCTTTTATACAAGTGGACTTAGATCCCTTTGATCCATTTTATTTGCATATGTAAGCATATGattcccattttttaaaaggagtttttaatacttttcttaaaaggcagcattttcttgttttaagaaATACATTCTTGGTTTCAAGTAAGACAGAGTAGCAAGGGAGTGGTAGTGTGGCCATTAAATTAATGGTCCACATGGAAGGGTAGACCATTCCAGGCATGCAGAATAATTCACACATTAAAGACAGTGAATTGGAACCCAAAGTTTCATATCTAAGTTTAAAAGTAACCATTTAGTAttaggttggggtttttttcctgctggagcttCAGGTAGATGTGATGTGCCCTCAGAAATGATGAGCTGTATCACATAGATCAGCTTGTCACAGTTTCTCCCTGTGAAGAGACTATACTGCTTAGTCTAAGAATAActttaaaattcacagaaaGTGAGAACTGTTgagcagttaaaaataaaaagtcataGGAGGACACACTGTTAGGCATAAACATTAAGACCCTTCAAATCAACTTGAGCTGTTGAGCTAACCTAAACATTTCAGGTCAGATCCTGATCCCAGTGAATTCAAAATGATTGGCAGTGATAACTAATgtttctccttttatttctgttttcctgctaaTGAGTATCAGATATAACATTGCAAGACTACACTGTAAACAAAGTGCAAAGTTAATCATTTTCAAAGGAACACTTTATTCACAGTAGGCTGTGTAGGGAAGGAATTAAGCATGAGTAAATAAACCATAAAGGTAGATGAGAATATAAAGAGAAATCAAAAAATAAGAAGATGCAAGTTGAAAAATTAGTAGGTATATGGTGAAAGCAAAATATACTGATTACGAGGAAAATTCAACAACTGAGTAAAATGCTGAGTAATTTCATTTGTGCGTTAAATTATTTGCAATTTCCTgcataaaagtaaaaaatagaacagaaatTCAGGATTGCCATGCCAAAGATCTTTTCTTCATCCAAGAGCAGAGGAGCTAGAAGGTTTACACAATTTTATGtcaattaaaatattccatATAAACAATGCATACTTGTCCAAACTAACTGACTTCCAATTCTTTCTGGGCAAAGTCTGAGAAAGAAATACTGCATCACAATATAAAATAAGCAAATTTCATCTATTTTGGAACAAGTGAAGAATTACATGTAGTTCAGATACATCAAAATCTTTCTATCTGGCTGCAGATGCCTATTATTAGGATGTGTTAAACCTGTCCAGAAACTTCTTTCTACTATTGATAAACAATCCACACATTAAATTAGAGATTAAGACATGTATTCCTTCCAGTCCTTATGTATGTTTGTCATTAATCCAAAACAACATTGCCAAACCTCAGCCAcagaaatagtaaaaataaataccaaagGTCTGGGAAGAGAAATCCTGAGGTCACAAAGAGAAGGTAACTTCAAGGGAGTATCCTGGAAATTAAGTCCTATAAATCATCATGgtctgaaagaaacaaattcagCAATTGCATAATGCCATTTTACATGGCTAAAAATAATAAGAGTCGTGGGGTGaatgccaggaaaaaaatcactggaaaaCTTCACAAACATTTATGTTCAAATAAAAGGCTTGAAGCAAGAAAGTTGTTTGATGAGAGCCTCAGTGCACAGCACTGGTGCCTTCCTGCCTCCTTGCTTCGAACGAGTCAGTCATGCTTACAGCAATCATTTACACAAAACCAGACCCCATTATGTTCATAATATACATTTTAGTGATGGTGGGGATAAAAGGTCAGCAGAATAATCATCTCCATTCTATATTCAAAGTAGGCTGATACTCCTGTCTTTCTTGGTAAACTCCTCCATTCTTGCTAAAATGTTTGTTCCTCTGCTCTACAGCTTATTCAAAACCATTAAACCACTGCTGGGTAAAACCATTGTATTGTAGAAAATGAGGGTCACCCTGAAGAAGATTATCCTATACATGATCCCTAAAGATTTTCCttgaataaatgtttttttaaatgctattttttcctgccttcccctctGAGTCTGTTAGAGATTGAAAATTCAAACGTGTGTATCATTTCAGGCAGGGCACATGCAATCACCTTAAAACCTGAGAATTATTAAACTATATTATATTGAAATTCTTTATATTCTACTGAACTTGCTAAGGAAAGTGAGATGATGAATATTAGACCCTGAGTTTCCAGAGCCCCTTTTTTCTGTTATCATGCTACATGGCTTGGGCAAAATCACAATCACAAGGGAAGCACCAGGAGTTTTGCTGCTGATCACTCACAGCTTTCATCACACAAACCCTGGGGCTCTGAGGACCAGCCTGTGACAAAGACTGACGGACAGCAGTGAGAGCCCCCCTTGGCAAAGGATCTCAAAGGAATGGTATTCCCTTTACCCTGACATAATAGTGCTCCCTTTACCCTGACAGACCAAGTCTTTCAACTCCAAACCATCCCAGTAACATTTTGAGAAAACACTCTTGCTAGGCTGCCTTTTGAAAGATAAAAAACTAATCTGAGTTATCAGCCTGCTGTCCCCATCTCTCTAGTGTTAGCATATTGAATTTTTACATCGCGCACTGAAACATATCCTGTTGTAAAACACTGCACATGGTGAATTTTGTTACAATCTTCTTAGAAGAGATTTAGATTCAAGCAAATTTCATCTCCTTATCCTCATCTACAGCATACCTGAAACAAAGACAATGGTAgaagtattttctgttttctgacaAGGACTTCATCTGTATTCACTGTGTATAAAGTCACTGCTTAAGTATAACTCCACAGGGCTCCACTTCTGGACTAGACTGTTGTCTTTGCTGCAGAGCAAACCATTCAGATGGTTGTAATTGTACTATACTACCAGGGGGTCCAGCCTGAGGTCTTGAGCCACAAAAGCTTTTGAGCTGTTTGCTTGACGGGTAGCAGGGATGTGCTTGGCACAGGGGGTTCTGGATAATCTGATTTCCTACTGATGGAGGTGTTAGCAGTTAGCAGCTGCTCTTGAAGTTGATATTGCTGGCTTCCCCCAGAAGCCATCTGTGCACCCTATCCAGCTACATTGCCCAGCAGGACCCTGTGACAGCCACTGTCACCTCCTGTACATCTCCTATGCTCTTCCACTACATAAAAGGGTAAGACTATCCACATTCGCAGTGAAACTTGTTTCTACTCTTACACATTCTCACTATGCAATTCCACCAAGGGGTGGATGGATAATATTGCTAAGTCAGTCTGATGGGATGGTCCTGTTAGCCCTGCCTTGGCCACAAGCTGTGGCCATTTCTCTTGTGCTTCCCCAGCACCACAGATGATCATTTCCTTTCATCATTAGCAAGTTTAGGGAACTAACCTGTCAGGAAAtaactctttttttctaaagccAAGCTCTTCTGCCTCCTTAGTCCCCAAAGCAGATCACTGCAGATAATTTCAGGATCACACAAGACGCAGTGCAAGCAGAAGTGAGGGAGAATTAATGGGATAGAAAGTTGCACCTTTTGTCATTCAAGTTGCACTGAAAGTTATGCCATTAGACACTCTTTTAGGGGTTCTAAAGTAAACCCACTCACCAAAACCATCTGGGTTTAAAACCAGAATTCTCTAATCCAGAACCTTTTAGTTATCTAGTTTCTACCCCAGCCTGACAGGTTGCTGGCACAACAGGGGCACTAGGGAGCAGCCATGGAGAGGCAGGTGCAGAAATCCACTAACACATCAGGGGAACTGTACACTTGGTCACATGGCAAAGCATTGGTAGATGGCTCACAGGCTCAAGAAAATGTGTGTTTCCACTTACTCAGGGTGAACATTGCGCTTACAGACCTTTGGCTGTAGAATCAGATCTCCCAAATTAAACAACTCTTTCCCAGTTCAACACAGAGTAAGCAaaaagtgaggggaaaaaaatttgaaaggtTCAGTGCAGGGAACCTCTTTGTCATATATGACATGCTTGTCATGTATTTGAAGGTAAGAGTGACAGGGTGGGTAGGAGATTCAAAGGCAATGGCTCTACTAGTGATTTTATAGACaaatctgcagcacagcactttttttctttccatactCAAACCTACTTCAGGCATTGCCTGGGTGCTTGGATTTCTAAGTTTTTTTCTGAgtcatatatattttattaaaaaaaaaaaaaagacagaagggaggaaaataagAGCAGGTGTCATCTAAAAGTGGTGAAAGATTAAGCGAGAAGCAGCTCCAGAGACAACCAGACCCATGCACAGTCTCCAGCATATGGTAACTTTTCCAGAGGTGTTGCTCCAAGCAAACAACTGCAAATGGAGATTATCCACCACCAATTTCAGTAATATAACATTTACCCACTTCTTACAGATACCAAACAGGTGAGTAATTTACCACTTCATCTCTCTTCAGTCACGTGGTAGCCACTTAGAGGAGTAGAACTTGCCCAGCTCTTATTTCAGGAAagtctttttcatttccttcacaTAGAGTTCTACCACATTAATGACATGGAGCTTAGATGACATGAGAAGTGGAACTCttccaaaatacatttcagttCCTGTCAGAAAGTATTGCGTGCCTTTGTGCAGGAaattataaaatagaaaataaacatgTAAATATACCATTTCAACACATCCTCTACATCAAAGCAGACCTGATGgttttaatttcagctttttgaggttttgcttttataagttgctgaatttattttgtaGCTCCTGTTTATGAAAAGAGCTTTAAAAGAGttataaattacatttatcaaatgaagaaaaactacAGCCATAAAGTTcccagaaaaaaggaaataatgtgAACCATGTATGTGCACTTGTGCgaggacacacacacacaaacttaTGTATTTTTAAGTTAGTGACTGCTGAACCACAGACCACATGCAGAAGAGTAGAAACCACCCATAACCAGATGTGCCACTGTAAAACCCATATTTTAGGATATATTCTATGAAATCCTCAGTATACAGGAAGACATAAGTTCCCACACTATTAATATCAGTGATATGGATTCCTAGAAAGACTGACTACCTTCACACACCTAAAAATAATCCAAGTTCCAACTGGGAGGTACAGCCTTGGGGAAGTAGAGAGGGGGTTTAACGGAGTTAAAACACAGGATTTTGAAAACCATCCAGCTTAACACAGACATGAGAACAGCAGCAAGACATCACTTCAAACCTTCTGAGAACCAAGGGGCTGCAGAAGGAATTCCACCCTTTCCCACGGAGTTAATACATGAGCACTGCACCTCAGCTGAGCCCATCAGAGCATGGCTTGTAGGGCCATGCAGAGCCCTCCTTTGTTCCACCTGAAAACAGTGGCCTCGGGACATGCTTGAAttttcctgtggcagcaaaGTGTAGCACTGGGCTAGTGAAGCAAAATGCTTCAGTTCTCTGCTCTATCCACAGCTGAATAGGAAACCCCAATTCAAAGATTTCCTTCTAGctataaaaacaaagcaaagctgttTACAGGGAATGGAGAAATAGTCATTTCTAAAGGCCCTATCCAGCTGCAAATAGAGCATATAAGACTAGATAGCATTTTTACCTCAGAATATCTCTCACTGATCTAGTAGAGCAAAGTTTGTTGATATTCAGGGTTGCAAACCCATCTGTTTACTCAGGCTTTTGTCTGTCAGCATAGTTTGAAGAGGTCACTTTGAgagatcaattttttttcctgggggtTTCTTCAGAGCTACCACAATTTGTTATTGCATCTCTTTAGAGGCTTTAATTTGTGGTTTTCAAGATTGCATAACTGCACAGAGAGGTGGTGAGAGGCCCACATGAATAGTTCAAAATAAGTTTGACAATATAGTAAATATCTACTCAGTAATTTTCCCTGGACTGAGCACCGTGGAATGCCAAAGAAGTTATTAATCATGCTAGTGGATGAACGTGGCTTTATGAGGGCTGGAGCATACGTTTCCCCTCAGATGTTAAAATGCTGAATTACCAATGAAAGATGACCTACCAGGGCACTACCAACCAGCCATCTGATTAGATTGCTCTAAACCAGCCTATTCAGAaccagataaagaaaaaaataaaatgggattttaattttgccttttatttagGGTTTTTGTAATAAGTTACATAAAAATTAAGCAAGCTGCCTAGCCTCCCATGAGGAGGCTCAGcattcatttttccatttcacagaTGATAGATGGAAGGTACAGACATGCAAAGTCACTTTTGGAGCACAAACTGTACCTGGGGGAATTGCAGGTGCTCAGGGTCTTTGGGAATCTGCGGCCAGAGACCTGGCACTGGCCACAGGCAGAAACAGAGCACTCAGGAGCCACAGGCACATTGGGTTGCATGTCCCAAAGTCAGTGTGACAGGCACCTGGAtgagtggcagctgcagcagtagCTCAGGGTTGCATGAGCCACATTTGCATAGCAGAGGGCAGTGTTCAGCATTTTGGACAAGTAATATCCCTTTCTGAGGAAGCTGGTGGGAAAATGAAGTGCATGCTGCAAGCTGGGAACCCTTCAGCAATGGAGTGGCAAAGTTCTGAGCAGAGACACCAAATTACGTTTAAGCTCTGTACTTCTGGGACAGGTCTCCATCTAGTTCAGCAGGAATTTGCAGGCTATAAATTCCTTCTGATGGGTGAAGACTGAAGGTGGCCAGTCAGTGTTCAGCCCTGCATAGTGAGCACTTTGCTGCTGATACATAACGATACACAACGACTCGCGTATCcactctggggacagcacacaggTCTGCCTGGCCATGCCCGTGAGGTGATGCTTCAGTCCTCAGTTTAAGGATTTTGCCAGACCCAGTCCCGTGAGAAGCTTGTGTTTGTCACTTGACAGGTGCAGAGAAGTACTGCCGGCTCCTCCTGGGACGCCGTAAAGGAGCGTCTGCCCTGACTCGCTGCTCTCGGGGATGCAGCAGGACCCCAGAGAGCAGCGGGACATCGCAGACGCAGCGCTCTCCTCCTGTCGCCTCCGCCGTCCCCTCTGCCCACCCATTGTAGTGCTTCCCGCAGCACCGGCCCCGCAGCGGCCGCGATGCAGCCCCGTACTCCCGAGTGCCGTGTGGGGCAGGTGGCGCGGCGCGGGCAggtggcggggccggggcaggtggcggggccggggccggggccgggcgcggACGCCCCGGCCGGGGCTGAGGGGccccgcgctcccgccgccgccgcggcttCTCGGCCAACAGCTCCCTCTGGCGGCCGCCCGCGCCCCTCCTCCGCCCGGGGCAGCGCCCACCGGCCCGCGCCCACCTGGTGCCccccgcgccggggccgccgctgccgccggggcccggcccgcccAGCGCGGGCCCGGGGGAAAaggggggccggggcagcgcccgccgcccgtcccgccgccgccgccgccgccgccggagGATGTGGCGGCGGGTTCGAGAGCCGGGTGCTCCCGCGGCGCCGGGGCGTGCGGTGGGGCGGAGGCTGCGCTCAGGGGGCAACGGGGCTgccggggcagggaggggagaaaggCGCGGGAAGGGACGCGGCGATGGCcgcctgtccctgtcacctgcaggcGCTGCCGGGacggccccggcccccgctcccgccccggcCCGAGCCCGCACAGCCCGTGgggagccgggccggggcgggctgTGCCTGTTGCATTGTCCTTGGCGGGGCTGCCCGTGAGCGCCCGCCGCTATCTGAGGCCGGGGACCCCGGCGGTGCCTTGTGTCGGACTCTCTGCCCCGCCTGATAGCGGCTGCACCCTGCTCCGTTGCACGTCCCTTGCGGCTCCCGCCGGGGCTCTCTCCCCTTTTGTCTGTGTATTTTTAGGTCATTAGAGTGGAGGGGTAGGTAATCCCCAGGCTCAAGTTCCAGAGGGGCGGGTTCTGGACGGAGGTGGAGTCACTTTTCATTTAAATCCCTGACTATAAAATGGGCTTAAAGAGAAGCGGgatctcagctgtgctgcacagaccCCGGCACGCAGGGTGCGTGGGGGCCCCCCGGCAGCCAGCGCCCTGCAGCACAAGCCGCTGCGATGCTCCACTCCGTCGGCGTTCACACCTTGCAGCTGCTCACCCAGGCGGCCGCCTGCATCCTCCTATTTCCCCGCTTCCTGCTCACCGCCGTGATGCTCTGGCTCCTGGATTTTCTGTGCATTAGGAAGAAGATGCTGACGATGCCCACGGCGGAGGAGGCGGCCAGCGCCAGCGAGGAGCCGCCCCCCGACGACCCCCCGGTCTGCGTGTCCGACTCCAACCGCATGTTCACGCTGGAGTCGCTGAAAGCCGTGTGGCACGGGCAGAAGCTGGACTTCTTCAAGTCGGCGCACGTGGGTTCCTTGGCCCCTAACCCCGAGGTGATCCAGCTGGACGGGCAGAAGAGGCTCCGCATCCTGGACTTCGCCCGCGGCAAGAGACCCCTCATCCTCAACTTCGGCAGCTGCACCTGACCCCCGTTCATGGCCCGCCTGAGGTCCTTCCAGCGCCTGGCCGCGCACTTCGTGGACATTGCCGACTTCCTGCTGGTGTACATTGAAGAAGCACACCCCTCCGACGGCTGGGTCAGCTCGGATGCAGCCTACAACATCCCCAAGCACCAGTGCCTCCAGGACAGGCTGCGGGCAGCTCAGCTGATGAGGGAAGGGGCGCCCGATTGCCCCCTGGCCGTGGACACCATGGACAATGCTTCCAGCGCCGCCTACGGTGCCTACTTCGAGAGGCTCTACATCATCCAGGAGGAGAAGGTGATGTACCAGGGAGGCAGAGGACCAGAGGGCTACAAGATCTCGGAGCTGAGGAGATGGCTAGACCAGTATAAAACCCGGCTCCAGAGCCCCAGCACGGTGGTCATCCAAGTGTAAAAAGGACCTGGCAAGAAGCGCAGGGGTGGAGAGGCGAGGGAGGGCGGGAGgagaggtggggagggagaaggcACTGCGTCGCGAATGGCAGGAGCTGTCTTCCCGCGGGGACACTCGAAG includes the following:
- the DIO3 gene encoding thyroxine 5-deiodinase → MLHSVGVHTLQLLTQAAACILLFPRFLLTAVMLWLLDFLCIRKKMLTMPTAEEAASASEEPPPDDPPVCVSDSNRMFTLESLKAVWHGQKLDFFKSAHVGSLAPNPEVIQLDGQKRLRILDFARGKRPLILNFGSCTUPPFMARLRSFQRLAAHFVDIADFLLVYIEEAHPSDGWVSSDAAYNIPKHQCLQDRLRAAQLMREGAPDCPLAVDTMDNASSAAYGAYFERLYIIQEEKVMYQGGRGPEGYKISELRRWLDQYKTRLQSPSTVVIQV